The Streptococcus oralis genome segment CGGCAACTCACGACGACGCTTGAAGAGGGTCTCTACATAGCCCTTATCACGCGCCTCACGCACCACCTCATCCATGTAGTTTTTAATACCTGGGAAGCGTTCAAAGTAAGTATCAATGTAGGCTTTTGCTTCCTTACGGCTGATGCCTAGATTATTAGACAAGCCAAAATCTGAAATTCCGTAAACCACTCCGAAGTTAACCGCCTTAGCATTACGACGGTCGTTTGGAGTCACATCCTCAGGGCGTTCAATTCCAAAGACCCGCATGGCCGTCGAGGTATGGATATCTGCTCCCTCTTGAAAGGCCTTAATCAAGTGCTCATCTTTAGAGATATGTGCCAAAACGCGCAATTCAATCTGCGAATAGTCCGAGCTGAGCAGCACGCTATCCTCCCACTCAGGCACAAAAGCCTTACGAATGAGACGGCCTTGTTCCAAACGAACAGGAATATTTTGCAAGTTTGGATCTACACTAGACAAACGCCCAGTCTGAGTCAAATCCTGCACATAGCGCGTGTGGATCTTGCCATCATCCAAGATCCAGTCCTGCAAGCCAATCACATAGGTAGACTGAATCTTAGCAATTTGACGGTAATCGAGGATTCTCTTGACGATTGGTGCAATAGGAGCTAGACGCTCTAGCACATCCACGGCTGTCGAGTAACCTGTCTTGGTTTTCTTAGTGTACTCTAGAGGAAGACCCAGTTTTTCAAAGAGAAGCACCCCCAACTGCTTAGGAGAATTGATATTAAACTCCTCACCAGCTAACTCGTAGATTTCTTGAGTGAGTTGCTCAATGACGACCTCATTTTCAGCCTGCATCCCAAGCAGAGTTTCTTTTTTGACCTTGATCCCAGCAATTTCCATCTTAGCAAGGACAAAAGCCAGAGGTTGCTCCATGTCATAGAGGAGATCTAACTGTCCATGTTCACTGAGTTTTTCAAGCAAAACAGGCTCTGTCTCAACCAAAACAGCAACCTTGCGAGCCAAGTGCTCCAAGAATTTCTCTCGTTCAGGGATGGCTTTCTTGACCCCCTTACCGTAGAAAATCTCATCATCAGCCAAATAAGTTTGGCCATAGAGATTCGCAATGGTTGAAATTTCATTGTTCTCGACTGTTGAGAGTAAGTATTTGGCCAAGCGACTATCAAAAGCAGGGGCCTGCAGGTTCAAGTCCAAACGATTTAAAAGAACCTTCGCTTTTTTAAAGTCATACACTTTCAGAGGTGTTTTTTCTAAAAATTCCTTGAGAATCGGCTCCTGCAAGAGCTCAAGTTTGTCTGTAGCGTAAAGTTTATCTCCACAGGACCAGGCAAAGCCAACCAAGTCATCTGTATGATAGTTTTCCCCAAAAAGTTCAAAGTGGAAGATAGAGTCCGCACTCAGCATGTCTTGACTGACGTGGTCAACGATAGTGAAGTCCAACCTCTCAGCCACATCAGCTGACGAAATATTTAAAGCTTGTTTGAGCTGTTTGAAGCCCATCTCATCGTAGAATTTCCCGAGATTTTCCACATCTGGACCATTATAGACCAAATCATCAAGGCCAATCTCAATTGGTGCCTGAGTCTCAATGGTCGTCAACGTTTTAGATAGAAAGGCTTGTTCCTTGTCATTGATGAGATTTTCCTTCATCTTAGAAGCCTTCATCCCATCGATATTTTCATAAATACCCTCTAGCGAGCCGTGTTCTAGTAAGAGCTTGATACCCGTCTTTTCACCAATCTTAGTGACGCCTGGGATATTATCTGATTTGTCTCCCATCAGGGCCTTGAGATCGATAAACTGAGCTGGTGTGAGGCCCATCTTTTCCATGAGGTAATCTGGTGTAAAGGCCTCAAACTCAGCCACACCTTTCTTGGAAATCTCAACCACCGTATGCTCATCCGTCAACTGGATCAAATCCTTATCTCCGCTAACGATTGTCACATCAAAAGAATCCTTCTCAGCCAAGCGACCTAGGGTCCCGATGATATCATCTGCTTCATACTGGGCCAACTCATAGTGGCGAATCCCAAGATGATCTAGCAACTCACGAATGAAGGGAAATTGCTCACGAAACTCATCTGGAGTTTTAGCACGACCACCTTTGTAGTCTGCATACATCTCTGTTCGGAAAGTCGTCTTACCTGCATCAAAAGCTACCAAAACATGACTGGGCTCAACACGCTCCAAGACGTGATTCAACATGAGTTGAAAGCCATAGATTGCATTGGTATGAAGTCCATTAGCATTTTTAAAACGATCCAACTGCTGATAGAGCGCAAAAAAAGCTCGAAAAGCAACTGAAGATCCATCAATTAATAATAATTTTTTCTTGTCCATACACCCATTATAAAGGAAAGAGGGGAAAAATACCATCGGAAAGAATAGGCAAATGGTAGTGAAGTCCTCTTTTTTATATTCTTTCTAGATTCTAGCTCCATTACTATCCACTCGATAGCCATCCACAGTAGTATTCACTGCTAAAGCCCCTGAAGCATTGACGTAGTAAGATTTTCCGCCTACTTGGAACCACTGGCTAGACTTCATAGCCCCTGAACTCTCCAAATAATACCATGTTCCATTTTCCTTGAGCCATCCTGTCTGCATCTCCCCTGATGTCTTTAGATAGTACCAATGCGAGTCATCCTTTACCCAACCTGTTGACATAGTCCCGTTTTCTTTGAAGTGATACCAACTGCCATTTATTTTCTTCCAACCAGTTGCGAGTTTCCCGTTCTCACGGTAATTCCAAATACCGTTTTGCTTCTTCCAACCATTCTCCACCGATCCTGTTTCCGTATACTGGACGTATCTTCTCGTTCCACTATAGGATAGGTAACTAAGCCACTTATAACCTTCCTTTTCTACGATTTGATCGTAGCTAACATTTTCACCAGGATAGTAGTAGTCAATAACTTGTGCTGTACTTGACGGCTGGTTTCGAATGGCAGACTTTTGAGTAAACGTATGAGTCCCACTAGACGCCAACCCTGACCTGATAGGATTTCCAGTTCTACCACCATTCCCTACCAAGTCCTTAAAATGGATAAAGCCTGTCATAGAGCTAGCTTTTACGCTGCGACGATTGTATTTCTCCCTAACTCCATAGTTATACTCTTCGATCTCAATCGTATCCCCTGATACATTTGATACCCAGGCCACGTGCCCATAATAACCTTCTGTCGACCAAGCAATTGAACCAATTTCTGGCTTGCTGTCAACACGGTAGCCTTCTCGCCTTGCGCGGTGCCCCCATTCATTTGCATTTCCATAAGCAGGCGGGATCTCAAAGCCATTCACACTACTCAAACGAAAGGCTGCAAAAGACGTACACTGGCGAGAGTACATTCGCCATTGATCGATTTCAACACTACCATTTTTGTAGTGAAGCGGATAGTCATCTCCACGCGCTACACTGTCGGCCTGAACCGATTCCCCACCAAACAAAAAGGTACTCGTAATGAACAAAGTAGCCAGCCCTACACTCAACTGAGTACATCCACTCTTCTTAACTCCTGATTTAAAAAACGTCATTCATTCTCCTTAATAATATAAATTTCCGAGGTTACCCTCGTTTATACTATTCGGGAGAAAAAGAAAAAAGTGAGCAAAGCTCACTTCATTTTAGGATTCTTCGTCTAGATAGCGAATCAAGTTCTTTTCTGTCAAGATATCTGAGTAGGTGAAGGATTCAACGTAAACATTAGCTTGTTTATCTCCCTCAACATCCCCAAATTCAACGATAAATAGGGATGGATAAACCTCAATTAACTTACCCAATCTATTTTTTTGGCGCTTACGGCCATTCTCCAAAGTCATTTCAACGACTTGTCCCTCATGCGCCTTGATCTCTTCTTTGATTTTTTTCATCTTGGCTACATCTGTAAATGCATCTGACATCTTATGCCTCCCTCTTTGAGATACTTGAAAATTTATTGTATTCTTTTTGGAAAATCAATTCCACTGTTCCACGAGCTCCACTACGGTTTTTCTCGATGATAACCTCAACCTTGTTATTTGGAATTCCTTCCTCTTCTTCACCCGCACGATCGTAGTAGTCGTCACGGTATAGAAAGGCTACGATATCCGCATCCTGCTCGATAGAACCCGATTCACGAATATCAGACAAGACTGGTCTCTTATCCTGACGCTGTTCCACTCCACGAGATAACTGACTAAGAGCAATGACTGGAACCTTTAGCTCCTTAGCTAGAATTTTTAACTGACGGGAAATTTCAGAGACTTCTTGTTGGCGGTTCTCACGACCAGTTCCTGTAATAAGCTGTAGGTAGTCGATCAAAATCAAACCAAGATTGCCTGTTTCTTGAGCCAGTTTACGTGAGCGCGAACGAATTTCCGTGATCCGAATCCCTGGTGTATCATCGATATAGATACTCGCGTTGGCTAGATTCCCTTGAGCAATGGTATACTTTTGCCACTCCTCATCAGTCAATTGACCCGTACGGATAGAATGAGACTCCACCAAGCCTTCGGCCGCTAGCATCCGGTCTACTAGACTTTCCGCACCCATTTCGAGCGAAAAGATAGCAACCGTCTTATCCAACTTAGTACCAATGTTCTGCGCAATGTTCAAAGCAAAGGCTGTTTTACCGACCGCAGGACGAGCTGCTATAATAATCAGTTCCTCCTCATGGAGACCTGTCGTCATATGGTCCAAATCACGGTAGCCTGTAGCAATACCTGTAATGTCAGTTGTTTGTTGTGACCGAACTTCTAGGTTCCCAAAGTTGATATTTAGAATATCACGGATGTTCTTGAACCCACTACGATTGGCGTTTTCACTAACATCAATAAGCCCCTTTTCAGCTTGAGCAATGATTTCATCTACAGGCTTAGAAGCCTCATAGGCTTGATTGACAGAGTCTGTCAACTTGGAAATCAAACGACGTAGCATAGACTTTTCTGCTACGATTTTAGCATAATACTCCGCGTTGGCTGAAGTTGGTACAGAGTTGACAATTTCAACAAGATAGGACAAGCCACCAATATTTTGGAGATCCCCTTGGTTATCCAAAATCGTCCGAACCGTTGTCGCATCAATCGCTTCTCCACGATCCGACAAGTCTACCATCGCTTGGAAGATCAACCGATGAGCATACTTAAAGAAGTCTCGAGAATCAATATATTCTCGGACAAAAACGAGCTTGCTCTCATCTATAAAAATAGCCCCCAGAACAGATTGTTCAGCCAAAATATCCTGAGGTTGAACTCGCAGTTCCTCTACTTCTGCCATCCGACTTTCCTTCCTTTTACAATCTTGTAAAGAAGTTGTAAACTTACCCTTCTTTTACACGAAGATTGATGACACTTGTAACATCTTGGTAGATTTTCACAGGTACATCAATCAAACCTACTGCTCGAATTGGTGCTTTTACTTGAATATGACGCTTGTCAATATTAATTCCAAATTGCTTTTGCAATTCTTCTGCAATCTTCTTGTTGGTGATAGAGCCAAATGTACGACCATCTGGTCCAACCTTTTCAACAAACTCTACGACAGTCTCTTCTGCTTCAAGCTTGGCCTTGATTGCTCTTGCCTCTGCTAACATCTCTGCATGAGCCTTTTCTTCTGATTTTTGTTTTCCACGCAACTCTCCTACTGCTTGAGCAGTTGCTTCCTTGGCCAAATTCTTTTTAATCAGGAAGTTTTGAGCGTAGCCAGTTGGCACTTCCTTGATTTCGCCTTTTTTCCCTTTTCCTTTGACATCTGCTAAAAAGATTACTTTCATTCTTCTTTCTCCTTTTCCTTTAGTTCATCCAAGATAAGTTGGGTCAATTTTTCTCCTGCTTCTGACAGACTCATATTCTCGATTTGTGCAGCAGCTAGATTAAAGTGACCACCGCCACCCAACTCTTCCATAATACGTTGCACATTGATTTTACTGCGGCTTCGAGCTGAGATAGAGATAAATCCTTGTGTATTTTTTGCTAGAACGAAACTAGCCTCAATACCAGACATAGCCAACATAGCATCGGCAGCCTTACTGATGACAACCGTATCATAAGTAGTTGAGTCCTTAGCTTGGGCAATCAAGATATCTGACCCCAACTTACGACCTTGTAAAATGAGTTCATTTACCTCACGGTACTCTTCAAAATCTGTCGCAGCAATCTCCTGGATAGCAATACTGTCACTTCCCCGTGTTCTCAGATAGCTAGCCACATCAAAGGTTCGACTCGTTACTCGAGATGTGAAATTCTTGGTATCCAGCATCATACCAGCCATCAAAACACTAGCCTGCATACGACTCAAACGATTTTTCTTAGAATTTTGGAACTGAATCAATTCTGTGACCAACTCACTCGCACTACTTGCTCCACTTTCGATATAGGTGATTACAGCATTCTCTGGGAAATCCTGATCACGTCTATGATGGTCAATAACAATAGTTTGAGTGAACAAATCATAAAAATCTTTTGATAAGGTCAAAGCCGTCTTGGAATGATCCACCAGAATCAATAGTGAACGGTTTGTAACTAGCTTCATCGCTTCTGTAAGAGATAAGAGTTTCGTGACATCTTCTTTCTTTAAGAACTGGATAGCACGTTCGATATCTGCTGACATCTGGTCTGCATCATAGACAGCATAACTGTTCTCAATAATATTATTTGCAAACAACTGCATACCGACAGCAGAGCCCAAGGCATCCATGTCTAGATTTTTATGACCGACTACAAAAACCTGGTCAACACTTCGAATCTTATCAGAAATGGCTGTCATCATGGCTCTCGTACGTGTACGAGTACGTTTGATAGATGCAGCAGTTCCTCCACCAAAGTAGACTGGATTCTTGGTTTCGTTATTTTCCTTGACAACTACTTGGTCCCCACCACGAACCTCAGCTAGGTTTAAGTTCCTTAAAGCAACTTTCCCTATCTCATCATGATTTCCATCACCATAAGAAAAGCCCATGCTCAAGGTCAATGGCAGCTGTCTCTGTTTTGCCTCCTCACGAAAGGCATCAATCACAGAGAATTTATCATTCATCAAGCCCTCAAGAACTGTGTAATCAGTAAATAAATAAAAGCGGTCCATACCCACACGCCGAGAAAACATAGCATACTTACTAGCAAATTCTGAAACAAAATTTGCCACAAAACTATTGATATGACTAATATCGGAGTCGGAGGTTGCATCTTCTAGATCATCGTAGTTGTCTACCGAGATGACTCCAATGACTGGACGGCTAGTTACCAATTCAACAGTTGCTTCGTATTCCCCTGAAACGTCAAAGAAATACAGGACACCCGAAACCTTGTCCATATGAACGGCATAGCGTGTTTCGCCCAAGTTAGCATAAGAACCAGGGTTCCCCACAGAAGCCTTGATAATGGTTTGAATCAAGTCAACATCAATTTCGCCTTCTTCAGTCGTCAAAATCAACTCAGCATAAGGATTAAACCATTCGACTTCGCCACTAGATAAGTCTAATTTCAGAACACCAACTGGCATTTGATCGAGCAGCGTGTTCAAGCTATCTTCCGCTTGGTGATTTACATATTGGATTTGTTCAATTTCGCTCTTTTCATACTGTTTTTTTTGCCATACAAATAAAAGCAGATAAAGCAGTACAAATAAAAACAAAACAGTGATTGTTACAGCAAGATTATGTGAAAAAATAATCAGCAAAGTTAAGATTCCGAAAGTTGCAAGTCCTAGTAAGACCGCAGAAAACGGGATTAAATTATTTTTTTTCATTCTAAACCTCTTGCGCATTATTATATCACAAAAACCCTTAAAAAGCGACCTTTTAAAAGATGCAAGCCTTTCTTTCATGATTGATTTCTCTAACTTCAGACACAAAAAGAGGAGGGAATCATCACCCTCCTACCCACGTGTTCAGATCACTAACACCTAACGTTCCACGATAAGGGCAGTCCCCATCCCTCCTCCGATACAGAGAGTTGCTAAGCCAGTTTTAGCATCACGTTTCATCATCTCATGTAGCAGCGTTACTAGGATACGGCAACCGGAAGCCCCAATTGGGTGACCAAGAGCAATGGCGCCACCATTGACGTTGACAATATCTGTGTTAAAGCCAAGTGTTTTACCAACCGCACAAGCCTGGGCAGCAAAGGCTTCATTTGACTCAATCAAGTCGAGATCTTCAACTGTCAAATTGCCTTTTTCAAGAGCCTTGCGAGTCGCATAAATCGGTCCACATCCCATCATCTTAGGATCCAAACCTGCATTTGCATACGAACGAATGCGGGCAATCACTGAAAGTCCTAATTCTTCCGCTTTTTCAGCACTCATGATTAAGACAGCTGCTGCCCCGTCATTGATTCCTGAAGCATTACCCGCTGTGACAGAACCGTCTTTTTTGAAAACAGGACGTAGCTTGGACAGACTCTCCAAGCTAGCATCTTTTCTAGGAAATTCATCTGTATCAAAGATGATAGGATCGCCTTTGCGTTGAGGAATAACCACCGGAACAATCTCTTCCTTAAAGCGTCCAGATTCTATAGCCGCTACTGCTCGTTTTTGTGATTCCAAAGCAAGAGCATCTTGCTCTTCCCGACTGATACCATATTCTTCTGCCACATTCTCAGCTGTAATCCCCATATGGTATTCGTTAAAGGCATCAGATAAACCGTCCTTAATCATGGTATCTACCACTTTCGAATCGCCCATACGGCCACCCCAACGGAAGCTTGGCAAAACATATGGAGCCTGGCTCATGTTTTCTGCACCACCAGCCACGACAATATCTGCATCTCCGCACTGAATCGCTTGAGCAGCTAACTGCACTGCCTTCAAACCGGAACCACAAACCTTGTTGATAGTAAAGGCTGGTGTAAATTCAGGGAGTCCTGCGTGAATGCTCATTTGACGAGCTACGTTTTGACCTAAACCTGCGCCTAGGACATTCCCCATAATCACTTCATCTACTAGCTCTGGTTTGACATTGGCTTTTTCCAAAGCACTCTTAATAACCAACGCTCCCAAATCAACAGCTGAAACATTCTTCAAACTTCCTCCAAAGTAGCCTATTGGAGTTCGCACTGCTGAAACAATCACCACGTCTTTCATAACCGCCTCCATCTATACCTTTTATAATGATGCAATACAAAAGTGGTTTACACTGGTGTAAACCACTTTAAAAATTCTATTTTATGATTCTTTCACCTCTAACAAACCAACTTCACCATCTTCACGACGATACAAAACATTTGTTGTTTGATCTTCTACGTCTACATAGATAAAGAAATCATGTCCCAACAAATCCATTTGAAGAAGCGCTTCTTCTAAATCCATTGGTTTTAAATCAATTTGTTTTGAACGAACTACTTTTGGTTGCACAACATTTGCCTCTTCAACTAGGGCATCTGTAAAGAGTTGGCTTGTCGCAACTTTATTTTTATTCTTCCGTTCGATTTTTGTTTTATTTTTACGAATCTGACGTTCAATTTTATCAGTTACAAGATCGATAGAGCCATACATATCTTGAGAAATATCTTCTGCACGGAGAGTAATAGATCCAAGTGGAATCGTTACTTCAACTTTTGCTGTTTTTTCACGGTAAACTTTCAAATTCACACGTGCATCCAACTCTTGCTCAGGTTGAAAATACTTTTCGATCTTTTCGAGTTTAGAAACTACATAATCACGAATCGCTTCTGTTACTTCTAGGTTTTCACCACGGATACTATATTTAATCATATAAGTACCTTCTTTCTAAACATTTTTGTTTTTCTAACTATATTATAGCGCTTTCATTTTCATTTTGCAAATTTTTTCCTCATCTTACAAGGGAAAAAGTTTTAACATCCAAAGCTCCTGCTTCTTCAAAAAGACGCTTCACACGATTGACAGTCGCACCTGTTGTATAGATGTCATCAATAAGCAAAATTTTCTTAGGAAGAGGGTCTTCAGTTTTTATAAAAAATGGAATTTCGGTAGCTAATCGTTCCGAGCGATTCTTAGAAGAACTAGCCGTCTCTTCTCTTTTCCCTAGTAAATCTTGAAAAGAAAAACCTGCTGCCTCAACCAAACCTTCAACCTGGTTAAATCCCCTCTCAAGCAATCTTTCAGGACTTAGGGGAATGATAACAAATTGATAGTCTCCATACTTTTTCAATTCATTAGCTAGAACAGGAGCAAAAACCTTTCTAAGTAGAAAATCTCCATCAAACTTATATCGACTAAAGAAGTCTTTCATAGCTTGATTATAGGTGAAGATTGCATTATGATCGACTCGAATCTTTTCTTTACACCAAAATTTACAATCTTGACACATAGTTGACAGGCCTGTTTTCATACAGTTCGGGCAATAGTCCTCACCAATTTTCTCAAAAGTAGACTCACAATCTGAACAAAGATAGTTGTTCTCATTCTTAAACAGCAAGAGGTGACTAAATATCAAGTCACTCTTTATTGTCTGTCCACATAATAAACAGTTCATAAGCCTGCCTCCTTGTTCATCTGCTTTATTTCCTTGATTGCTTTTTTGATCGAAACATTTAATCCATCATGAAAGAAGAGCAGTTCACCAGTCGGTCTATCCATACTGCGCCCAACTCGCCCTCCAATCTGAATCAAGCTAGACTTGGTAAAGAGACGATGATTAGCTTCTACAACAAAAACATCCACACAAGGAAAGGTGACCCCACGCTCCAAAATTGTTGTACTAATAAGGATTGTCAACTCTCCATCTCGAAAAGCTTGTACCTGCTCTAATCGATTTTCTGTGATAGAGGACACAAAGCCGATGTTTTCATTTGGAAACTGTTCCTGCAAGAGTTCTTTTAGTTTCTCGCCTTTCTTAATCTCAGATGCAAAGATTAACAACGGATAACTTGTTCTTCTCTGCTTCTTAATGTAGGACTTTAACTTTGGAGACAACTGACTCTTTTCTATATAGCGATTAAAATCTGATAACCAAACTAGCTTTGGAATAATCAATGGATTTCCATGAAATCGTCTTGGCAAGCTCAATCGTTTTAATTCTCCAGTGCGAACCTTCTTATCTAACTCATCTGTAGAGGTCGCTGTAAGGAATATCTTTAACCCCTCCTCCTTTACACATTGGTTTACAGCGTAGTAAAGTATAGGGTTGTCAACATAAGGAAAGGCATCTACTTCATCTACTATCAGCAAATCAAAAGCATGATGAAATTTTAACAACTGGTGAGTCGTTGCAACAACTAGTGGAGTTCGAAAATAGGGCTCTGATTCGCCATGAAGCAGTGCTATCTCACAAGCAAAGTCATTCTGCAGTCGCTTATACAATTCCAAACATACATCAATTCGAGGACTGGCCAAACACACTGCACCACCATTATTGATTACCTTGGCCACAACTTGATAAATCATCTCCGTCTTTCCAGCTCCTGTTACAGCATGAACCAAGGTCGGTTCTTTCTTTTCGACTGCTCGAATCAATCCCTCTGACACCTTCTCCTGAAAAGGGGTTAACTTACCACGCCACTTAAGAACATCTTGTTTAGGAAAATCTTCCTGCGGAAAATAGTATAAGGCTTGATCACTCCTGACTCGCTTCATCAGCAAACACTCCCTACAATAGTATGCGCCAATAGGCAAATACCATTCTTCTAAAATCGAACTATTACAACGTTGACAAAACAGTTTCCCCTTCTCTTTTCTCATTGCTGGCAGTTTCACTGCTACCTGTCGTTCTTCTTCAGTTATTTCTTTCTCAGTAAACAAACGACCGAGATAATTTGGATTTACTTTCATACTTCTTTATTCGTAAAAACCTAGCGCTTTAGATGATTTTTTAGTACAATTAAATCATGGAATTTAGAACAATTAAAGAGGACGGACAAGTCCAAGAAGAAATCAAAAAATCCCGCTTTATCTGTCATGCCAAGCGTGTTTATAGCGAAGAAGAGGCTCGTGAATTCATCACCACCATCAAAAAAGAACACTACAAAGCGACGCATAACTGCTCTGCCTTCATTATTGGGGAACGTAGTGAAATCAAACGTACAAGTGATGATGGTGAGCCCAGTGGTACTGCTGGCGTTCCCATGCTTGGGGTACTAGAAAATCACAATCTCACCAATGTCTGTGTGATCGTGACACGTTACTTTGGTGGTATTAAATTAGGCGCTGGAGGACTGATTCGTGCTTACGCTGGCAGTGTTGCCTTAGCTGTCAAAGAAATTGGCATTGTTGAAATAAAGGAACAAGCTGGAATTTCTATTCAAATGTCCTACGCTCAGTAC includes the following:
- a CDS encoding ComF family protein, giving the protein MNCLLCGQTIKSDLIFSHLLLFKNENNYLCSDCESTFEKIGEDYCPNCMKTGLSTMCQDCKFWCKEKIRVDHNAIFTYNQAMKDFFSRYKFDGDFLLRKVFAPVLANELKKYGDYQFVIIPLSPERLLERGFNQVEGLVEAAGFSFQDLLGKREETASSSKNRSERLATEIPFFIKTEDPLPKKILLIDDIYTTGATVNRVKRLFEEAGALDVKTFSLVR
- a CDS encoding DEAD/DEAH box helicase, whose product is MKVNPNYLGRLFTEKEITEEERQVAVKLPAMRKEKGKLFCQRCNSSILEEWYLPIGAYYCRECLLMKRVRSDQALYYFPQEDFPKQDVLKWRGKLTPFQEKVSEGLIRAVEKKEPTLVHAVTGAGKTEMIYQVVAKVINNGGAVCLASPRIDVCLELYKRLQNDFACEIALLHGESEPYFRTPLVVATTHQLLKFHHAFDLLIVDEVDAFPYVDNPILYYAVNQCVKEEGLKIFLTATSTDELDKKVRTGELKRLSLPRRFHGNPLIIPKLVWLSDFNRYIEKSQLSPKLKSYIKKQRRTSYPLLIFASEIKKGEKLKELLQEQFPNENIGFVSSITENRLEQVQAFRDGELTILISTTILERGVTFPCVDVFVVEANHRLFTKSSLIQIGGRVGRSMDRPTGELLFFHDGLNVSIKKAIKEIKQMNKEAGL
- a CDS encoding YigZ family protein, producing MEFRTIKEDGQVQEEIKKSRFICHAKRVYSEEEAREFITTIKKEHYKATHNCSAFIIGERSEIKRTSDDGEPSGTAGVPMLGVLENHNLTNVCVIVTRYFGGIKLGAGGLIRAYAGSVALAVKEIGIVEIKEQAGISIQMSYAQYQEYSNFLKEHNLMELDTNFTDQVDTVIYVDKEEKENIKAALVEFFNGKVTLTDQDLREVEVPVNLV